CAGCGCGGATTTTATGATTCGCGGCTCCCGCTTCCACCATCTCACCTGCGGCGCCTGTGCCGAGATCTGTGCGGCCTGCGCCGACGACTGCGACCGCATGGCCGACGATTCCATGATGAAGCGTTGCGCCGAGATGTGCCGCCGCTGCGCCGAAAGCTGCCGCTCGATGTCGCGCATGGCCGCCTGATCGGGGCGTCCGCCTACTCCATCACCGCCGCTTCCTCCGGCGCCGGGGCCCCCGCCTTCGGC
The nucleotide sequence above comes from Azospirillum sp. TSA2s. Encoded proteins:
- a CDS encoding four-helix bundle copper-binding protein, with the translated sequence MAGSPSMDDCIRNCNDCHTICLETVAHCLTKGGAHAEAGHIRLLLDCVDICRTSADFMIRGSRFHHLTCGACAEICAACADDCDRMADDSMMKRCAEMCRRCAESCRSMSRMAA